In a genomic window of Streptomyces noursei ATCC 11455:
- a CDS encoding cytochrome P450 family protein produces the protein MMAARQLPEVLDVQDDLFHVGQYETYRHLLRERPLAKVRFYDGRELWMVNRYEDVQFVLRDGRFSNDPTKFADLSFAVTAGVPDGMEDYFYRNMLRLDPPDHTRLRKLVSRGFTPRRIAELRPRIKEIVDDLLCGLEEKGSSQPVDLMAEFAYRLPVAVICELLGIPKEDHDRFRDWTAIVVSNDPEVQELKPDSYRGLMNFVLELIHERFHHPGNDLLSALVQMRDNEDRLDDAELVSMVFLLLVAGVETTVNLIGTGAYLMLTHPEQADFLRGKPDYMAGAVDEMLRYFAPVEITTRYVAEEVSFGGTVVPAGSLILINLSAANRDPERFPQADTFDVARGDSGHLTFGSGVHFCLGAALARLEGEIALDGLLRRFPELSMAVPESELRWRRAFLRGLDELPVRTHGPACTTDTPTGSHAQ, from the coding sequence ATGATGGCAGCTCGTCAGTTACCAGAGGTCCTCGACGTACAGGATGACCTGTTTCACGTCGGCCAATACGAGACGTATCGCCACTTGCTCCGAGAACGCCCACTTGCCAAAGTCCGCTTCTATGACGGTCGCGAACTCTGGATGGTCAATCGTTACGAGGACGTGCAGTTCGTCCTGCGTGACGGCCGATTCAGCAACGATCCCACGAAGTTTGCTGATTTATCCTTTGCTGTTACGGCCGGTGTGCCGGACGGCATGGAAGACTACTTCTACCGCAATATGCTGCGCCTCGACCCGCCGGACCACACAAGGCTCCGCAAGCTGGTTTCGAGAGGCTTCACTCCGCGCCGGATCGCCGAACTGCGGCCCCGGATAAAGGAGATCGTCGACGATCTGCTGTGCGGCCTGGAGGAGAAGGGAAGCAGTCAGCCCGTCGACCTGATGGCGGAATTCGCCTACCGGTTGCCGGTGGCTGTGATCTGCGAGCTGCTCGGTATCCCCAAGGAAGACCACGACCGCTTCCGGGACTGGACGGCGATCGTCGTCAGCAACGATCCCGAAGTGCAGGAGCTCAAGCCGGACTCCTACCGCGGCCTCATGAACTTCGTGCTTGAGCTCATCCACGAACGATTCCACCACCCCGGGAACGACCTCCTCTCTGCGCTCGTGCAGATGCGTGACAACGAAGACCGGCTGGATGATGCCGAGTTGGTGTCGATGGTCTTCCTGCTGCTCGTCGCAGGCGTCGAAACAACTGTCAACCTCATCGGCACGGGCGCCTATCTGATGCTCACGCACCCAGAGCAGGCAGACTTCCTGCGCGGTAAGCCGGACTACATGGCCGGCGCCGTGGACGAGATGCTGCGCTATTTCGCACCGGTCGAGATCACCACCCGGTACGTCGCCGAGGAGGTGTCGTTCGGCGGCACCGTGGTCCCGGCGGGCAGCCTCATACTCATCAACCTGTCAGCGGCCAACCGTGATCCGGAGCGGTTCCCGCAGGCCGATACGTTCGATGTGGCGCGAGGCGACAGCGGTCATCTCACCTTCGGTAGCGGCGTGCACTTCTGTCTGGGCGCCGCGCTTGCCCGCCTCGAGGGGGAGATCGCCCTTGACGGGCTGCTCCGACGCTTCCCCGAACTCAGCATGGCTGTGCCGGAGAGCGAGCTCCGATGGCGGCGGGCCTTCCTGCGCGGGCTGGACGAGCTGCCGGTGCGGACCCATGGCCCCGCGTGCACCACAGACACCCCGACCGGATCGCACGCGCAGTAG
- a CDS encoding class I SAM-dependent methyltransferase, whose product MMITECRICGNRELQPLLDLGEQALTGVFPRSRDEVVPQARLELVKCSPAGCGLVQLRHTADFDLMYGQGYGYRSGIRPFMVNHLHGKVAELEKLVELGPQDLVLDIGSNDGTLLSGYAADGPQRVGIDPSAEKFRHEYPPASELITEFFSRDAFVSRFGSRRAKVVTSIAMFYDLPRPMQFMQDVHDVLAEDGVWLLEQSYLLSMLDAKAYDVVCHEHLEYYALRQIEWMAERVGLTVLKAELTDVYGGSLCVILAKNSTRYSKDEAGLARIRALEARAALDTMAPYERFAKHAEQQRDVLVEFLAESRAAGKLTLGYGASTKGNVILQYCGLSEEELPCIGEVSPEKSGCFTPGTGIPIVSEDEAKAQRPDQLLVLPWIYRDGFVEREQNFLKSGGQLVFPLPELKIM is encoded by the coding sequence ATGATGATCACCGAATGCCGAATCTGCGGTAACCGTGAGCTCCAGCCGTTGCTCGACTTGGGCGAGCAGGCACTCACCGGGGTGTTCCCGCGAAGCCGTGACGAGGTCGTCCCGCAGGCTCGACTCGAACTCGTCAAATGCTCGCCAGCCGGATGCGGTCTCGTGCAGCTGCGCCACACGGCGGACTTCGACCTGATGTACGGGCAGGGCTACGGGTACCGTTCCGGCATTCGGCCATTCATGGTCAACCACCTGCACGGGAAGGTCGCCGAGCTGGAGAAGCTCGTCGAACTCGGCCCGCAGGACCTGGTGTTGGACATTGGCAGCAACGACGGCACGCTGCTGAGCGGCTACGCCGCGGACGGACCCCAACGAGTCGGGATCGACCCGTCCGCCGAAAAGTTCCGCCATGAGTACCCGCCGGCATCGGAGCTGATCACCGAATTCTTCTCGCGCGACGCATTCGTGAGCCGATTCGGCTCGCGGCGCGCGAAGGTGGTCACGTCGATTGCGATGTTCTACGACCTGCCCCGGCCGATGCAGTTCATGCAGGATGTCCACGACGTCCTGGCCGAGGACGGGGTCTGGCTGCTGGAGCAGAGCTATCTGCTGTCCATGTTGGACGCGAAAGCGTACGACGTCGTGTGCCACGAGCACCTCGAGTACTACGCGCTCCGGCAGATCGAGTGGATGGCGGAGCGGGTCGGCTTGACCGTACTCAAGGCCGAGCTCACCGACGTCTACGGCGGCAGCCTCTGCGTCATCCTCGCGAAGAACTCGACTCGGTACTCAAAGGACGAGGCCGGCCTGGCCCGGATCCGCGCCCTGGAGGCCAGGGCCGCTCTGGACACGATGGCCCCCTACGAGAGATTCGCCAAGCACGCAGAGCAGCAGCGGGACGTCCTGGTCGAATTCCTCGCCGAGTCGCGTGCGGCAGGAAAGCTCACCCTCGGGTACGGCGCTTCCACCAAAGGCAATGTCATCCTCCAGTACTGCGGCCTCAGCGAAGAAGAACTGCCCTGTATCGGGGAAGTCAGTCCGGAGAAGTCCGGCTGTTTCACCCCTGGTACTGGCATCCCAATCGTCTCCGAAGATGAGGCCAAGGCCCAGCGACCGGACCAGCTCCTTGTGTTGCCCTGGATCTACCGGGACGGCTTCGTCGAGCGGGAACAGAATTTTCTGAAGAGCGGTGGACAACTGGTCTTCCCGCTACCGGAGTTGAAAATCATGTGA
- the secY gene encoding preprotein translocase subunit SecY encodes MLTAFARAFKTPDLRKKLLFTLGIIVLYRIGVHIPVPGVNYANVEFCLARTHANSGLFGLVNMFSGGALLQITIFALGIMPYITASIILQLLTVVIPRLEALKKEGQSGQAKITQYTRYLTVALAVLEGTALVTAARAGSLFQGCTRLIVPDGSVLTTITMVITMTAGTCLTMWLGELVTERGIGNGMSILMFISIAARFPSALWQVKLQGKLADGWIEFFAVILVTLAMVALVVFVEQAQRRIPVQYAKRMIGRRSYGGTSTYIPLKVNQAGVIPVIFASSLLSIPALIAQFSGSKAAWATWIATNFTKGDRPVYLAAYVLLIVFFAFFYVSISFNPEEVADNMKKHGGFIPGIRAGRPTAEYLSYVLNRITWPGSLYLGLIALVPTMELVLFNANQNFPFGGTSILIIVSVGLETVKQIESQLQQRNYEGFLR; translated from the coding sequence GTGCTCACCGCGTTCGCCCGAGCGTTCAAGACGCCCGACCTGCGCAAGAAGCTGCTGTTCACATTGGGCATCATCGTGCTCTACCGGATCGGAGTGCACATCCCGGTCCCAGGGGTGAACTACGCGAACGTCGAGTTCTGCCTGGCTCGGACCCACGCCAACAGCGGGTTGTTCGGCCTGGTGAACATGTTCAGCGGTGGTGCGCTGCTGCAGATCACGATCTTCGCGCTGGGGATCATGCCGTACATCACGGCGAGCATCATCCTCCAGCTGCTGACCGTGGTGATCCCGCGACTGGAGGCCCTCAAGAAGGAGGGGCAGTCCGGGCAGGCGAAGATCACCCAGTACACCCGCTATCTGACCGTGGCGCTCGCCGTCCTTGAGGGCACCGCCCTGGTAACCGCCGCACGCGCCGGTTCGCTCTTCCAGGGCTGCACGCGCCTGATCGTGCCCGACGGCTCGGTCCTCACCACCATCACGATGGTGATCACGATGACTGCCGGCACCTGCCTGACCATGTGGCTCGGTGAGTTGGTCACCGAACGCGGCATCGGCAACGGCATGTCGATCCTGATGTTCATCTCGATCGCCGCCCGCTTCCCGAGCGCACTGTGGCAGGTCAAGCTGCAGGGCAAGCTCGCCGACGGCTGGATCGAGTTCTTCGCGGTGATCCTGGTGACCCTGGCGATGGTCGCCCTGGTGGTCTTCGTCGAGCAGGCACAGCGGCGCATCCCGGTGCAGTACGCGAAGCGCATGATCGGGCGCCGTTCCTACGGCGGTACGTCCACCTACATCCCGCTCAAGGTGAACCAGGCAGGTGTGATTCCCGTCATCTTCGCGTCGTCGCTACTCTCCATCCCGGCGCTCATCGCACAGTTCAGCGGATCGAAGGCGGCATGGGCGACCTGGATCGCCACCAACTTCACCAAGGGAGACCGTCCCGTTTACCTCGCCGCGTACGTCTTGTTGATCGTGTTCTTCGCCTTCTTCTACGTGTCCATCAGCTTCAACCCCGAAGAAGTCGCCGACAACATGAAAAAGCACGGTGGCTTCATCCCGGGCATCCGGGCTGGTCGCCCGACGGCCGAGTACCTCAGCTACGTGCTCAACCGGATCACGTGGCCGGGCTCGCTGTACCTGGGACTGATCGCACTCGTACCAACAATGGAGTTGGTGCTGTTCAACGCGAACCAGAACTTCCCGTTCGGCGGGACGAGCATCCTCATCATCGTGAGTGTGGGCCTGGAGACCGTGAAGCAGATCGAGAGCCAGCTCCAGCAGCGCAACTACGAAGGGTTCCTCCGCTGA
- a CDS encoding SigE family RNA polymerase sigma factor, translating into MGQLRADEFDRFVAARWSALLHLARLFTGGDRHRAEDLLQEALVKLWFAWPKVAREAPEAYVRRVLARAAARSARRRWWGEHPVDQLPDPPEVADETAAVDEQTRLEAVLALLPARQRAAVVLRYYQDLPERDVAEALGCPVGTARSLTTRGVARLRQLLAETEPVE; encoded by the coding sequence ATGGGGCAGTTGCGGGCCGATGAGTTCGACCGGTTCGTGGCGGCTCGGTGGTCGGCGTTGCTTCACCTGGCGCGGCTGTTCACCGGTGGAGACCGGCACCGGGCCGAGGATCTGCTGCAGGAAGCGCTCGTCAAACTGTGGTTTGCCTGGCCAAAGGTGGCCAGGGAGGCGCCCGAGGCGTACGTGCGCAGGGTCCTGGCCCGTGCTGCGGCTCGCTCGGCACGGCGTCGCTGGTGGGGCGAGCACCCTGTGGACCAGCTGCCCGACCCGCCCGAGGTGGCAGACGAGACCGCTGCCGTGGACGAACAGACCCGGTTGGAGGCCGTGTTGGCGTTGCTGCCGGCGCGGCAGCGGGCTGCGGTGGTGCTGCGCTACTACCAGGACCTGCCCGAGCGGGATGTCGCGGAGGCGCTGGGCTGTCCGGTGGGTACCGCCCGTTCTCTGACGACCCGCGGCGTTGCACGGTTGCGTCAGCTTCTGGCTGAGACAGAGCCGGTGGAGTGA
- a CDS encoding endonuclease domain-containing protein encodes MSERVMPGRTDGLITLVAADALWVDLTVDSAVPTASGAFTCSPACARVGYVLLGGHVVATARASGGQWSVPEARVRRAAAELNAVGMDRQDLVRIGPFRGASRQACDEETPLRWRRRITGELEELGGPEVAVRREVGRPYHLAGIDWRQILVEQTRDGTRRTWWLPRAVVRLLDAAEHAETQWVQAARTSRATAAVAGPPSHHRQAKDAGGRQTTRPADPTASLRPYNAELDGQLYSVLSRKPGTSRKVAGWACAVCRTAPATVLDHCHEHGYVRAPVCQSCNTQERPDHLYSNDIRVANRYTRLFHTDTDDWLRHWHRCPGCRARTTLPLPHLAAWTAHIACRALRPTHRAPGGRKPCGVLRVSWTGSQNAPRSCLLTVAVDFCPSGEHRVLAQVPYREAAERFRTWLAETAPAVAAAAGPDRLDGLPAQFRPVIPDTSGEDLELF; translated from the coding sequence ATGTCAGAGCGTGTCATGCCCGGTCGCACGGACGGCCTGATCACCCTGGTTGCCGCGGACGCTCTGTGGGTCGATCTGACGGTCGACAGCGCGGTGCCGACGGCTTCTGGGGCATTCACGTGCTCTCCTGCCTGTGCCCGGGTGGGGTACGTCCTGCTCGGCGGCCATGTGGTGGCGACGGCACGGGCGAGCGGCGGCCAGTGGAGTGTTCCGGAGGCCCGGGTGCGCCGGGCGGCCGCGGAACTGAACGCGGTGGGGATGGATCGGCAGGACCTGGTCCGCATCGGTCCGTTTCGTGGGGCATCGAGGCAGGCGTGCGACGAGGAAACGCCGCTGCGTTGGCGCCGGCGCATCACGGGGGAACTGGAGGAACTGGGCGGCCCCGAGGTGGCAGTACGGCGTGAAGTCGGCCGGCCCTACCATCTGGCGGGGATCGACTGGCGACAGATCCTCGTGGAGCAGACTCGCGACGGGACGCGGCGCACGTGGTGGCTGCCGCGCGCTGTGGTCAGGCTGCTGGACGCGGCCGAGCACGCCGAAACGCAGTGGGTGCAAGCCGCGCGGACCAGCCGGGCAACCGCAGCCGTCGCCGGGCCACCCTCCCACCACCGGCAGGCCAAAGACGCCGGCGGTCGGCAGACGACGAGACCCGCGGACCCCACCGCCTCGCTGCGCCCGTACAACGCAGAGCTGGACGGCCAGCTGTACTCGGTGCTCAGCAGGAAGCCCGGTACCTCCCGCAAGGTGGCCGGGTGGGCGTGCGCCGTCTGCCGCACCGCGCCCGCCACTGTGCTCGACCACTGCCACGAACACGGCTACGTTCGCGCCCCCGTGTGCCAGTCCTGCAACACACAGGAACGCCCCGACCACCTGTACAGCAACGACATCCGCGTGGCGAACCGCTACACACGCCTCTTCCACACCGACACCGACGACTGGCTTCGCCACTGGCACCGCTGCCCCGGCTGCCGGGCACGCACCACCCTGCCCCTGCCGCACCTCGCCGCATGGACCGCCCACATAGCCTGCCGAGCGCTGCGCCCGACCCACCGCGCCCCCGGTGGACGCAAGCCCTGCGGTGTCCTGCGCGTGTCCTGGACAGGCAGTCAGAACGCTCCCCGTTCCTGCCTGCTCACGGTCGCCGTCGACTTCTGCCCCTCCGGCGAGCACCGTGTCCTGGCGCAAGTCCCCTACCGCGAAGCCGCCGAGCGGTTCCGTACCTGGCTGGCCGAGACGGCCCCTGCCGTGGCCGCAGCGGCAGGTCCTGACCGCCTGGACGGCCTCCCTGCCCAGTTCCGGCCAGTCATCCCGGACACCAGCGGCGAGGACCTGGAACTGTTCTGA
- a CDS encoding VOC family protein has translation MALNWKLVIDSANAPALADFWAAALEYEVEDPGALIEQLLAAGHLGEEAVAEHRGRKIFRGYAAVRHPEDPFDPISGIGRGRRLLFQDVPEGKTGKNRLHLDVHSESGDLDTLVTRLEALGATRIREVNKGPAGHWWTMQDPEGNEFCVA, from the coding sequence ATGGCTTTGAACTGGAAACTGGTCATCGACAGCGCGAACGCACCCGCCCTGGCGGACTTCTGGGCCGCGGCCCTGGAGTACGAGGTGGAAGACCCCGGCGCGCTCATCGAGCAGCTGCTGGCCGCCGGCCACCTCGGCGAGGAAGCAGTCGCCGAGCACCGCGGCCGCAAGATCTTCCGCGGCTACGCAGCCGTCAGACACCCCGAGGACCCGTTCGACCCCATAAGCGGCATCGGCCGCGGGCGGCGCCTGCTCTTCCAGGACGTCCCCGAAGGCAAGACCGGCAAGAACCGCCTGCACCTGGACGTCCACAGCGAGTCCGGCGACCTCGACACCCTGGTGACACGGCTGGAGGCCCTGGGCGCGACTCGCATCCGCGAGGTGAACAAGGGGCCAGCCGGACACTGGTGGACCATGCAGGACCCGGAAGGCAACGAGTTCTGCGTCGCGTGA